A genome region from Macrotis lagotis isolate mMagLag1 chromosome 4, bilby.v1.9.chrom.fasta, whole genome shotgun sequence includes the following:
- the MAX gene encoding protein max isoform X1 — MSDNDDIEVESDEEQPRFQSAADKRAHHNALERKRRDHIKDSFHSLRDSVPSLQGEKQQASRAQILDKATEYIQYMRRKNHTHQQDIDDLKRQNALLEQQVRALEKARSSAQLQTNYSSSDNSLYTNAKGSTISAFDGGSDSSSESEPEEPQNRKKLRMEAS, encoded by the exons ATGAGCGATAACGATGACATCGAGGTGGAGAGCGAC GAAGAGCAACCGAGGTTTCAATCTGCG gctGACAAACGAGCTCATCACAATGCACTGGAGCGAAAGCGCAGGGACCACATCAAAGATAGCTTTCACAGTTTGCGGGACTCTGTTCCATCACTCCAAGGAGAGAA GCAACAGGCATCCCGGGCCCAAATCTTAGATAAAGCCACAGAGTACATCCAGTATATGAGAAGGAAAAACCACACACACCAGCAGGATATTGATGACCTCAAGCGGCAGAATGCTCTACTGGAGCAGCAAG TCCGTGCACTGGAGAAAGCGAGGTCAAGTGCCCAACTGCAGACCAACTATTCTTCTTCAGACAACAGCCTCTACACCAATGCCAAGGGCAGCACCATCTCTGCCTTCGATGGGGGCTCAGATTCCAGCTCTGAGTCAGAGCCTGAAGAGCCCCAAAACAGAAAGAAACTCCGGATGGAGGCCAGCTAA
- the MAX gene encoding protein max isoform X2, whose product MSDNDDIEVESDEEQPRFQSAADKRAHHNALERKRRDHIKDSFHSLRDSVPSLQGEKASRAQILDKATEYIQYMRRKNHTHQQDIDDLKRQNALLEQQVRALEKARSSAQLQTNYSSSDNSLYTNAKGSTISAFDGGSDSSSESEPEEPQNRKKLRMEAS is encoded by the exons ATGAGCGATAACGATGACATCGAGGTGGAGAGCGAC GAAGAGCAACCGAGGTTTCAATCTGCG gctGACAAACGAGCTCATCACAATGCACTGGAGCGAAAGCGCAGGGACCACATCAAAGATAGCTTTCACAGTTTGCGGGACTCTGTTCCATCACTCCAAGGAGAGAAG GCATCCCGGGCCCAAATCTTAGATAAAGCCACAGAGTACATCCAGTATATGAGAAGGAAAAACCACACACACCAGCAGGATATTGATGACCTCAAGCGGCAGAATGCTCTACTGGAGCAGCAAG TCCGTGCACTGGAGAAAGCGAGGTCAAGTGCCCAACTGCAGACCAACTATTCTTCTTCAGACAACAGCCTCTACACCAATGCCAAGGGCAGCACCATCTCTGCCTTCGATGGGGGCTCAGATTCCAGCTCTGAGTCAGAGCCTGAAGAGCCCCAAAACAGAAAGAAACTCCGGATGGAGGCCAGCTAA
- the MAX gene encoding protein max isoform X4: protein MSDNDDIEVESDADKRAHHNALERKRRDHIKDSFHSLRDSVPSLQGEKASRAQILDKATEYIQYMRRKNHTHQQDIDDLKRQNALLEQQVRALEKARSSAQLQTNYSSSDNSLYTNAKGSTISAFDGGSDSSSESEPEEPQNRKKLRMEAS, encoded by the exons ATGAGCGATAACGATGACATCGAGGTGGAGAGCGAC gctGACAAACGAGCTCATCACAATGCACTGGAGCGAAAGCGCAGGGACCACATCAAAGATAGCTTTCACAGTTTGCGGGACTCTGTTCCATCACTCCAAGGAGAGAAG GCATCCCGGGCCCAAATCTTAGATAAAGCCACAGAGTACATCCAGTATATGAGAAGGAAAAACCACACACACCAGCAGGATATTGATGACCTCAAGCGGCAGAATGCTCTACTGGAGCAGCAAG TCCGTGCACTGGAGAAAGCGAGGTCAAGTGCCCAACTGCAGACCAACTATTCTTCTTCAGACAACAGCCTCTACACCAATGCCAAGGGCAGCACCATCTCTGCCTTCGATGGGGGCTCAGATTCCAGCTCTGAGTCAGAGCCTGAAGAGCCCCAAAACAGAAAGAAACTCCGGATGGAGGCCAGCTAA
- the MAX gene encoding protein max isoform X3 codes for MSDNDDIEVESDADKRAHHNALERKRRDHIKDSFHSLRDSVPSLQGEKQQASRAQILDKATEYIQYMRRKNHTHQQDIDDLKRQNALLEQQVRALEKARSSAQLQTNYSSSDNSLYTNAKGSTISAFDGGSDSSSESEPEEPQNRKKLRMEAS; via the exons ATGAGCGATAACGATGACATCGAGGTGGAGAGCGAC gctGACAAACGAGCTCATCACAATGCACTGGAGCGAAAGCGCAGGGACCACATCAAAGATAGCTTTCACAGTTTGCGGGACTCTGTTCCATCACTCCAAGGAGAGAA GCAACAGGCATCCCGGGCCCAAATCTTAGATAAAGCCACAGAGTACATCCAGTATATGAGAAGGAAAAACCACACACACCAGCAGGATATTGATGACCTCAAGCGGCAGAATGCTCTACTGGAGCAGCAAG TCCGTGCACTGGAGAAAGCGAGGTCAAGTGCCCAACTGCAGACCAACTATTCTTCTTCAGACAACAGCCTCTACACCAATGCCAAGGGCAGCACCATCTCTGCCTTCGATGGGGGCTCAGATTCCAGCTCTGAGTCAGAGCCTGAAGAGCCCCAAAACAGAAAGAAACTCCGGATGGAGGCCAGCTAA
- the MAX gene encoding protein max isoform X5, producing the protein MLEADKRAHHNALERKRRDHIKDSFHSLRDSVPSLQGEKQQASRAQILDKATEYIQYMRRKNHTHQQDIDDLKRQNALLEQQVRALEKARSSAQLQTNYSSSDNSLYTNAKGSTISAFDGGSDSSSESEPEEPQNRKKLRMEAS; encoded by the exons ATGCTGGAG gctGACAAACGAGCTCATCACAATGCACTGGAGCGAAAGCGCAGGGACCACATCAAAGATAGCTTTCACAGTTTGCGGGACTCTGTTCCATCACTCCAAGGAGAGAA GCAACAGGCATCCCGGGCCCAAATCTTAGATAAAGCCACAGAGTACATCCAGTATATGAGAAGGAAAAACCACACACACCAGCAGGATATTGATGACCTCAAGCGGCAGAATGCTCTACTGGAGCAGCAAG TCCGTGCACTGGAGAAAGCGAGGTCAAGTGCCCAACTGCAGACCAACTATTCTTCTTCAGACAACAGCCTCTACACCAATGCCAAGGGCAGCACCATCTCTGCCTTCGATGGGGGCTCAGATTCCAGCTCTGAGTCAGAGCCTGAAGAGCCCCAAAACAGAAAGAAACTCCGGATGGAGGCCAGCTAA
- the MAX gene encoding protein max isoform X6, which produces MTSSGRMLYWSSKGKARADQVLCSWGIHFSSSLMEDASKRKFRALEKARSSAQLQTNYSSSDNSLYTNAKGSTISAFDGGSDSSSESEPEEPQNRKKLRMEAS; this is translated from the exons ATGACCTCAAGCGGCAGAATGCTCTACTGGAGCAGCAAG GGGAAAGCAAGAGCTGATCAAGTTCTTTGTTCCTGGGGAATtcacttctcttcctccctcatgGAAGATGCAAGTAAAAGGAAAT TCCGTGCACTGGAGAAAGCGAGGTCAAGTGCCCAACTGCAGACCAACTATTCTTCTTCAGACAACAGCCTCTACACCAATGCCAAGGGCAGCACCATCTCTGCCTTCGATGGGGGCTCAGATTCCAGCTCTGAGTCAGAGCCTGAAGAGCCCCAAAACAGAAAGAAACTCCGGATGGAGGCCAGCTAA